The Streptomyces achromogenes DNA segment CGGCCACCATCATGGTCTGTGTCTTCGGCTCCTTCGTCTTCGGCGGCATGCGGGTCATCTCCGAGTTCGGCGTCAGCCTCGCAGTGGCGGTCGCTGTGGATGCCCTGCTGATCCGCATGATCGCCGTCCCCGCACTCATGCACCTGTGCGGACGGGCCAACTGGTGGCTGCCCCGCCGGCTGGACAAGGCCTTGCCCAATGTGTCCGTGGAAGGCCCCGCCGACGAGCCCGCGCATCCGCTGTACGCCGTGCGGGAACCGGAGACCTCCGGCCTGGCCAACTGACCGTCACCATCGACGGGCGGACATCGCACGCGGGCCGGTGGAAGGCGGGGGGACCTCGCCTTCCACCGGCCGGCGCTGCTTAGAGTGAGGGAATGGAACTGCCCATGGTGTGGCGACAGTGGCTGGCCCGTCATGACCGGATCAAAGACGCGCTGCCGGCGGTACCGCTGATCGTGATCGCCGCGGCGGCGACCGCCGCCGTCGGCAAGGGCTGGCAGGAGCCTCGTTGGCACGAGGTCGTGTGGACGACGCTGTCGTGCGTGCCGCTGGCCTTCCGAAGCCGCTGGCCCCTGGGCGTCGCCCTCTTCACCCTTGCGGGTGACCTCACGCTGATGGCCGTCGCCTCACACATCTCGCCGGCCCCGGGAGCAAGCCTGATCGCCCTGTACACCCTCGCCTTCCTCAGCAGCCGACGCACCGCGTGGACGGTCGGGGTGGCCTCGGCCGTGGCGATCAACGGTGTCTACGCCGCCACTCACTCCGAGTCCCTGGTGGCGGGGGCCAGTCTGTTGCGGTTGGACTTCGCGATCGCGGCCACCGCGCTCGGCCGCACCGTCCGCAGCCGCCGTGAGAACCTCGCGGCGGCCAGGGAACGCGTGGAACACGCCGAACGCACCCGGGAGGAAGAGGCCCGGCGCCGGGTCACCGAGGAACGCGTGCGTATCGCGCGCGATCTGCACGATGTCGTCGCCCACCACATCACCCTGGTCAACGCCCAGGCCGGTGTGGCGCACCATCTCATGCGCGCCAACCCCGACCAGGCCTACGAGGCGCTCGCCCACATCAAGGACAACAGCCGAGCCGCCCTCGACGAACTGCGTGCCACCGTCGGCCTGTTGCGCCAGCCCGACGACGCACCGGGCTCGCGGGCCCCCATCCCGCGCCTGGCCGATCTCGACGCCCTCGTCACCGGCTTCGAGGCGAGCGGCCTGTCCGTGTCGGTGACCCGCACGGGCGGCCCCTCGCCGCTGGCGCCCGCAACCGACCTGACCGCCTACCGCATCATCCAGGAAGCCCTCACCAACACCCACAAGCACGCGTCCACGTCCTCGGCCTCGGTGGTCCTGGAGTATGGCGTGCACTCACTCCGGGTCACGGTGACGGATGACGGACGCCCGGGCGCGCCGAAGGGCGCGGGCACCGGCCACGGACTGATCGGCATGCACGAGCGGGCCACCGCCATCGGCGGTACCGTCACCGCCGGCCCGCGTTCCGAAGGCGGCTTCCAGGTCGTAGCCGAGTTGCCGGTCTCGCTCTCTCCCGCACCTGCCTGACACCCCGTGAGGAAACACCGCACATGACCATTCGCGTCCTGCTCGCCGACGACCAGGCTCTGCTCCGCGGCACCTTCCGGCTGCTCATCAGCGCACAACCGGACATGGAGGTCGTCGCGGAGGCCTCCGACGGGCGGGAGGCAGCCCGACTGGCCCGGTCCGAGCGCGCCGACGTGGTGGTGATGGACATCCGGATGCCCGAGGTCGACGGCATCGAGGCAACCCGGCTGATCGCCCAGGACGAGGACCTGGCCGGGGTCAAGGTCCTCGTCCTCACCACCTTCGAGGAGGACGACCTGGTCATCGAGGCCCTCCGGGCAGGCGCGAGCGGATTCCTGGGCAAGGGAGTCGAACCGGCGCAACTGCTCGACGCCGTCCGCCTGGTGGCCGGCGGAGAGGCGCTTCTCTCCCCGGCAGCCACCAAGGGCCTGATCTCCCGGGTTCTCTCCCAGCCCTCACCCGGCGACCTCGTCGACCCCCGTCGCCTGGCCATGCTGACTCCCCGGGAGCGGGAGGTACTGGCACTGGTGGGCACCGGCCTGGCCAACGACGAGATCGCCGAACGCCTCTTCGTCACCCCGGTCACCGTCAAGACGCACGCCAACCGTGCCATGGCCAAGCTCGGCGCCCGCGACCGCGCCCAGCTCGTCGTCATCGCCTACGAGACCGGCCTGGTACGCGCGGGAGAACGACAGGGCTGAGGCACCGGACGGCCACGACCGGTGCCCGGGTCTCCCGGGGAACACGCGGGAGGGACGCGCCGTCGGCCTCACTTCGGCTGCGCTGCGGCGAGCGCCGCCTCGGCCTTCTTGCGGTAGACGGCGAGTTTCTCGGCGGGGGTGACGACCTGACGGCTGCGGGACTTCACGGACACGTCGTGGTCGCCCGCGGCCCTGCGCAGGGCTCCCACGGTCGCCTGTTCGCGGGGAACGTGGGCGAACGGGTCGAAGGAGTACCAGCGCATGGCGTTCTCGTGCGTCATCTTGTTGATGTCGTCGTCCGGCACGGAGTTGGCGGTCAGCACCTCGTGGAGCTCCTCGGGGGCGTTGGGCCACATCGAGTCGCTGTGCGGGTAGTCGGCCTCCCAGCAGATGTTGTCGATGCCGATGTCGTGGCGGAGCCTCACCCCGATCGGGTCGCTGATGAAGCAGGTCAGGAAGTGCTCGCGGAAGATCTCCGAGGGGACCTTGCCGCCGAAGTCCTGGAGCGTCCAGGTGGCGTGCATCTCGTAGGTGCGATCCAGCCGGTCCAGGAAGTAGGGAATCCAGCCGGTGCCGCCCTCCGACAACCCGATCCTGATGGCCGGGTACTCCTTGAGGACGCGGGACCACATCAGGTCGGCCGCCGCCTGGACGAGGTTGATGGGCTGGAGGGTGATCATCACGTCCGGCGGGGCGTCGGGCGCGGTGATGGCGAGGCGGCCGGAGGAGCCGATGTGCAGGTTCATCACCGTGCCGCAGTCGGTCAGCGCCCGCCATACCGGATCCCAGTACTCGGAGTGGAAGCTCGGGTAGCCGAGCGGGACCGGGTTCTCCGGGAAGGTGAGGGCGTGACAGCCCTTCTCGGCGACGCGCCGGATCTCCTGGGCGCACAGCCCGGCGTCCCAGATGGCCGGGAGGGCCATGGGGATGAAACGGCCGGGGTGGGCGGCGCACCACTCGTCGATGTGCCAGTCGTTGTAGGCGCGCACCAGGGCCATCGAGAAGTCGGAGTCCTCGGTGGCGAACAGCCGGGCGGAGAAGCCGGGGAAGGAGGGGAAGTTCAGCTGGGCGAGGACACCACCGGCGTTCATGTCGGCGACGCGTTCGTCGACGTCGTAGCAGCCGGGCCTGATCTCGTCCAGGCCCTGGGGCTCCATGCCGTACTCCTCCTTGGGACGGCCCGCGACCGCGTTGAGCGCGGCGTTGCCGATCCTGGCGTCCCGGAACTGCCAGACGTCGCTGCCGTCCTCGCGGTGCACCAGCCGCGGCGCGTCCTTCTTGTAGCGGGCCGGCAGGTGGTTGGCGAACAGGTCGGGCGGTTCGATGATGTGGTCGTCGACGCTGATGAGGATCATGTCATCGCGGTCCATGGGACTCCTTGTGACTGTGGGCGGATCAGTCCGAGGCGGGCAGGGCCTTCGGCGGTTTGACCGCCAGGGGCTTTCCTCCGTAGGTGAGGTGGCCGGTGCCGGAGGCGGTGCAGAGGAGTTCGAGCGTGTCGGCGGGGTCGACGTAGCGCTTGCCGATGAGGGTGTCCGGTGTCTGACCGGCCGGCTGTGCGGCAGGGGCGTCCTGGACCGGGACCATCGGGCTGCCACCGCATTCGACCGGGCCCGTGACCTCCTGCGGAGCCCGGATCACGATGACGCGGGTGGTGCCGGTGGCCGAGGCCAGTTGGTCACCGGGGCGCAGGGCCGGGATGCGGGGTGACGGCATGGCGCGGTTCTCCTTGGGGTGCGGGTGCCGGTGCCGGTGGGGTGAGCCTCTCCCCCAGCCGGTCCAGGTCGTAGGACTGGCGGGCGAGCCAGAAGCGCAGGAAGCCGGTGAGCGAGTAGCGCAGGAACAGGGCTCCGCCCACCACGGCGGCGGCGATGCCGCCGAGGCCGATGGCGAGGGCGTCGCCCTGAGCGAGGGAGTTGTCGGTTGCGTGGGCGAAGGGGAAGGCGAGCGCGCCGAGGACGAGTCCCGCGGCCATGAGCAGTCCGCCGAGCCGCAGCCAGAGCGTGGCGCGGGCGGCGGCCGGGTCGGGGATCTTCAGCTCGGCGAGTTCGCGGACGAACCGTTCTGCACGCGCGTCGGGAGGTGCGGTCATATCGGGCTCCCCAGGTAGTAGGAGGAGAGTTCGGCGTGCAGGGAGCCGTTGGGTTGCCCCTGCCACTGGATTCGGCCGCCTACGACGACGGCGGCGTGGTCGGCGATCTTGAGCACGGCGGCGGCGAACTGCTCGACGACGAGCACGGCGACGCCCTGCCGGGCGATGCCGGCGACGAGTTCGTAGAGTTCGGCGACGACCAGCGGGGCGAGCCCCATGGAGAGTTCGTCGAGGAGCAGGACGGCGGGGTCGGTGGCGAGGCCGCGGGCGAGGGCGAGCATCTGCTGCTCGCCGCCGGAGAGGGTGCCCGCGGGCTGGGCGCGCCGGGTGCCCAGGACGGGGAAGCGGGCGTAGGCGATCTCCTCGATCTCTTCGTGGGTGCGGCCCGTGAAGGTCATCATCCGGAGGTTGTCGCGCACGGACAGGTTGGGGAAGACACCACGGCCCTGGGGCACCAGGCACACGCCGGCGCGGGCGAGGGCGCGCGGGTGGATGCCCGTGGCGTCCCGGCCACCGAGCAGCAACCGGCCGGCGCTGGGCGGGTGCACACCGGCGGCGACCGACAGCAGGGTGGTCTTACCGGCGCCGTTGGGGCCGAGGAGGGCAACCACTTGGCCCTCCTCGACGGCCAGGTCCACGCCGTGCAGCACGGTGATGCCGCCGTGGGCGGCGCGGATGCCGTCCAGCTGCAGCAGCGGTCCGTTCATGGCCGTGTCTCCCCCAGGTAGGCGGCGAGGACCGACTCGTCGGTCTGTACTCGGGCGGGCGGGCCGCTGGCGACGACGGAGCCGAGGTTGAGGACGTGCACCTCGTCGCAGACGCTCATCACCAGGCTCATGTCGTGCTCGACGAGCAGGACGGCCGTGCCCTCGTCGGCCAGGGAGCGCAGCAGCGCGGCGAACCGCTCCGTCTCCTTCGCGTCCTGACCGGCGGGCGGGTTCGTCGAGGAGCAGGACACGTGGGCCGAGGACGAGGGCGCGGCCGACCTCGACCAGGCGGGCCAGGCCGGTGGGGAGCGCGTCGGCCGCGTCGTCGGCCACACCGGTCAAGCCGAGCCGTGCCAGTACGGCGTCGGCCGTGCGGGCGGCGTGGCGGCGCCCCGAGCCGAGTTCGGCGGCGACGAGCAGGTTGTCGCGCACGGAGAGACGGCCGAAGAGCTCCAGGTGCTGGAAGGTGCGGGACATCCCGCGGCGGGCGCGACGCGCGGGGCCTTCCCGGGTGATGTCGCGGCCGTCGAGACGGATACGGCCGGTGCGGGGTCGGCGCAGCCCGCAGACCACGTCGAACAGCGTGGACTTTCCCGCACCGTTGGGGCCGATGAGGCCTGTTACCCGGCCCGCCTCGGCCGTCAGCGACACGCCGTCGAGGGCGCGGCGTCCCCCGAAGGAGACGGTGATCTTCTCAGCCCGCAACAGTGGTGGCACGGCTCAGCACCTCCCCGTCCTCGGCCCGCCAGGGGCGGCGTACTCCCCACCACTCGGGCGGGATGTCGGTGGGCGGCCGCTGTGCGGCGGCGGCGCGGACGCGCAGCAAAAGGGCCGTGACGAGGGCGATCGCGAGGAGCAGCCATCCGTTCGCCACGTCGAGGGCCGCGAGCAGCCAGCACACGCCGAGGACGCCGAGCAGCCCGCTCAGCAGCGGCCGGTTGCGTCCCAGTGGCGCCCATTCGGCGCGCATCCGGGCCAGGACACCGCTGGGGTTGTGCGCGAGTCCCATGCCCGCGAGGGCGACGAGCAGGGCGGTCACGTCGTGCACCCAGGAGCCGAGGCCGCTCATAAGCTGCGCCGACAGGACGAAGGCGATGCCGGTGAACAGCCCCGTGCCCACCGCGCCGAGGCCGCCGATGACCGCGATCAGGAAGATCGGCAGCCCGGCGACGAGGTTGAACTGGTCGGCGGTGACGGTCTGCAGCTGCATGCCGTACAGGGCACCGCCCAGTCCCGCGATCCCGGCGGACAGGGCGAAGACGGCTGTCTTGGTGACGAGGAGCCGTCCGCCGAGGGTGGCGTAGGCGGCCTCGCTGTCGCGCAGCGCGATCAGTCGGCGGCCGAACCGGCCCCGGCGCAGTGTGGCGACGCCGACCGAGACGAGCGCGAGACAGACGGCGGAGAACACCAGCAGCTGGGCCGGTGAGGTGAGGTGCAGGCCGAACAGGTCCGGGCCGGTGACGGTCACCGAACCCTGGTCGAAGAAGATGACGCGCACACCCAGCACCTCGAAGGCGGGCAAGGTGAAGATCCAGCGGTCGAGGACGACGGCGAACGCGGCGGTGCCGAGCGCGAGGTAGATGCCCGACAGGCGCAGGGCGGGCAGCGCGATCAGCGCGCCGACGGCCGCGGTGACCAGCATGGCGGCGGGCAGCGCCCACAGCTCGCCGTGCGCGCCGAGGTGTCCCCACACCACGGCGCCGATGCCGGCGATGGACAGCTGGCACAGGGAGATCTGCCCGGTGTATCCCGCCAGGGGCACGAAGGACAGGGCGATGACGCCGAGCGGGAAGAGCGTGCCGTAGGAGAGGACGGCGTCCTCCGCCAGGACCGTCACCAGGACGAGCGCGAACAGCACGGTCAAGCCCACGAGGAGGAGGCTCCCGCGTGCCGACGGCAGCGGCACCCGTACGGGGGTGCGGTCACGGCCGCGCAGTCTGCGGTGTGGGAAGGCGAGCAGGGCCAGGAACAGCAGCAGCGCGGGGGCTGCCAGACGCAGGCCCGGAAGGTAGTCGTTCTGCGGCAGGTAGCCGGCGAGATAGGCCTCCAGCAGGCCGACGACGAGGGCCCCGAGGAAGGTGAGCGGCAGGCTGCGCAGTCGGCCGAAGACGGCGGCGGTGTAGGCGCTGACGATGAGCAGCGACAGCTGCTGGGCGTCGAGCGCGACGGCGGGCGCGATGAGGATGCCGCCGACGGCGGCGAGCTGGATGCCGAGCACCCAGGCGAGCCGGGTGGCACGTAGCGCATCGGCGCCGGTGAGGCCGGCGAGAGCCCGGTCGTCGACGGAGGCGCGCATCTCCGTGCCGGCGCGGGTCCGGTGCAGCAGTGCCCAGAGGGCCGCGGCAATCGCCAGGGCGACGGCCATGGTGATCGCCTGGTGCCAGGTGACGGCGGCCGGGCCGAGGCGCAGTGCGGGCCGTTCGGCGAAGAACGGCGTGAGCGGACGCGCGGTGTTGGGGTCCCACACCCAGCGGGCGAGCGCGATGCACCCGGTGAGCAGCGCGACGGTCATCACGAGGCGTTCGGCCTCGCCGAGCGCCTGCACCGGCCGCATGAGCACACGTTCCACGAACAGGCCGAAGGCGGGGGCCAGGACGAGCAGGACGAAGGCGAGGGCGAGCGGGACCGGCCAGCCCCAGCCGACGGCCAGCTGCCAGTAGGCGAAGGCGGACAGCATCCCGGCGGCGCCGTGGGCGAAGTTGAACACACCGGTGGTGGCGTGGGTGACCACCAGACCGGTGCCGATCACGGCGTAGACGGCGGCGGTACTCAGGCCGACCACCGTGAAGGCCAGGAATTGATCCATGTCTTGGAAATTAGCTTCTCCCTATTGGAGAAGCAACCATCCGGAGCAATACTCCTTCAGTGAGAATTACATTCTCGTACGAGAGGACGAGGCCCTTGAGCGTCACCGACGACCTGGTGGAGATCGAACAGCTCCTCGCCCGTTACGCGGTCGCCATGACCCGCGGTGACGTGGACCGGGTGCTCGCCGTGTTCGCGCCGGACGGCAGCTACAGCGCCTTCGGCGACACCTACCCGCTCGACGAGTTTCCGGCACTCGTCTCCGCCGCCCCGAAGGGGCTGTTCCTCGTGGGCACGCCGGTGATCGAGCTGGACGGTGACGCGGCGACCGGCACTCAGCCGCTGTGCTTCGTCGAGCACTCCACGCACGAGTTGCGCATCGGCTACTACAACGATACCTACGTCCGCACCCCGGACGGCTGGCGGCTGCGCACCCGCGCCATGACCTTCATCCGCCGCAGCGGCGCCCACGACTCGGGCCGCCCGCACGCCTTCGAGGGCACCCGCTCGTGAGGGTCGAGGAGTTCCGCCGGGCGCTGGGCGCCTGGCTGGACCGTCACGACCTGTCCCCCGATACGGACCACGCCCTGGACGCCCAGGTCGCGCAGCTGGCCCGCGTCCGGCGGGAGCTGTGGGCGGCGGACTGGATGCGGCACGGATGGCCGGACGCGGTCGGCGGACTCGGCGGCCCGAGCGTGCTGCGGGCGGTACTGGGCGAGCAGGTCGCCTCGCGGGACCTCGCCGAGCCCGGCCTGTGGTCGATGGTCGAGGTGCTGGTCCCCACACTGATCGACTACGCGCCGCCCGCGCTCGCCGCCGAGATGGTGCCCCGGCTGCTCGGCGGCGAGGAGCAGTGGTGCCAGGGCTTCTCCGAACCCGACTCGGGCAGCGACCTGGCGTCCCTGTCCACGCGTGCGGTCCCGCGGGGGGACGACTGGGTGGTGACGGGGCAGAAGGTGTGGACGAGCCTCGCCCAGTACGCGGCCCGCTGCGTCCTGCTCGCCCGGACGGGAGGGCCGGGGCACGGCGGCATCAGCGCCTTCTTCGTCGACATGGACTCCCCCGGCATCACCGTACGGCCGCTGCGCACGATGCACGGCGTGGACGAGTTCGCCGAGGTGTTCTTCGACGACGTGCGGGTCCCCGCGGGGCGGCTGCTGGGCTCCCCCGGCGACGGCTGGCGCCTCGCGATGGACCTGTTGCCGCACGAGCGGTCCACCTGCTTCTGGCACCGCGTGGCTCACCTCTACAGCCGCCTCGACCGGCTCCTGGCCGACGGCTGCGAGCCGGACGCGGACGCGCTGGGTGCGGTCTGGCTGGACCTGCACAGCGTGCGCTGCCGCTCGGCCGCCACACAACGGGCCCTGGCGGACGGCGGGCGGCTGGGCCCGGAGACCTCCGTGGACAAGATACTGCTGGCCGGTGCCGAGCAACGGCTCTTCGACACGGCGCGGGACCTGCTGCCGGGGTCGGTGGAGCTGGCGCCGGACGGGACGTGGCGCACCGAGTACCTCTACTCGAGGGCCGCGACCATCTACGGCGGCACCGCCGAGATCCAGCGCAACATCGTCGCCCGCCGTCTGCTGGACCTCGGGAAGGAGTGAGACGCGGTGGACGCGGCTGAACGCGCACTGCTGGAAGATGCCCTGCGCAAGTCCCTGACGACTTGCGGGCCGGAAGCCGAACCGGGCGCCGCCCTGGCCGAGTTGGGCTGGGCGGAGATGCTCGCAGAGGAACCGGACACCGCGATCCCGCTGGTGTTCCGGCTGCTCGGGGAGACCGGCGCTCAGGCGCCGGTCCTCAACGACGTCGTCCTGCTGGCGGCGGGTCGCCCGCTCGGGGGTACGCCGCCGCTGCCGTACGCGGGCGGGGCCTGGGTGCGGTGGGCCCGGGGGGACCGTGCGCCGACCGGTCCGCTGGATCCCGGACTTCCGCTGCGCCACGCCGAACCCGGTGACCTTCCCGCACCTGCCGTGGCGGCGGGCCGCCGGGCTCTGGGCTGGTGGCTGCTGGGCGCCGGACGGGCCATGCTGGCGCTCGCCCGCGAACATGTGCTGGACCGCGAGCAGTTCGGCCGCCCCCTCGCTTCCTTCCAGGCGCTGCGGCACCGGCTGGCGGAGACGTACGTGGCGCTGGAGGCGGCGGAGGCGGTGCTGGTCGCGGCCGCGGCTCCGGAGACGGACCGCTCCGCCGGGGAGAACACCGAAGCGCCGGACAGCGTCGATGCCCTGGATCACACCAGCGCGCTGCTCGCCAAAGCCGCCGCCGGCCGGGCCGCGCTCACCGCTGCCCGCCACTGCCAGCAGGCGCTCGGCGGTATCGGCTTCACCGCCGAGCACGCCCTCCACCGGCACGTCAAACGTGCCCTGGTGCTCGACGGGCTGCTCGGCTCCACCCGTGAACTGACCCGCGAGGCCGGTCGGCTGCTGCTGCGTGAGACGCGCGCCCCTCGCCTCATCGACCTGTGAGGGGCGCCCTGTGTCCGACCTGTGGAACGACCTGCTCGGCTGTCTCGACCTCGCTCCCTGCGGGCCTGACACCTGGGAGGGACGCTCGCAACAACTGGAGTACCGGCGGCTGTTCGGCGGACAGTTGCTCGCCCAGTTCGCAGGGGCGGCACAGCTCGCCGCGCCGGGCAAGGGGCTGAAGTCGCTCCACACGCAGTTCCTGCGGGAAGGGCGCACGGGTGAATCGGTGCGTTACCAGACCGAGGTGCCGCAGCAGGGGCGGACCTTCGCGACCGTACGGCTGACCGCCCACCAGGAGCGGGGAGTCGTCGCGGTGGCGAACGCGAGCCTGCACGTGTGGGAGGAGGGGCCCGACCGGCAGGTGGCAACCCCCGTGCCGACGCTGCCCGGGCCCGAACGCGCCGTCGCGCTGGGCTTGCTGCCCTGGGAGTCGAGGGCGGCGGCCGATCTCGACACCGCGAAGTCGGAGCCATCCGAGTACGAGCTGTGGACCCTCATCCCGGACGCTCACCGGGCCCTCGCCCCCGGCCTCCTCGCCTACGCCACCGACCTCACGCCCATCGGCACCGCGCTGCGTCCCGTGGAGGGCGTGACGCAGGCGGACGCGGGCCGTGCGTTCACCTCGGCCGTCACCGCACACACCGTGTGGTTCCACCGGCCGTTCACCACCGGGAACTGGCTGCTGCTGCGCCAGCACAGCCCGCTCGCCGCGCACGGGCGGTGCTTCGGCCGCGGGGACGTCCTGACGGCGGACGGCACGCTGCTCGCGTCGTACGCGCAGGAGGCGTTGTTGCGGTTCACCGCGTGAAGAGTGGCGAACGCCGTGCGGCTCCCCGTCGGGGCCGAGGTGGGTCATCGGCTCCGGGTGAGGAGGTCGTCGATGGTCTGGGCAGACCGGAGGAGTTCGAATCGGACATCTCCGCGAGCACCGGTGCGGACTCCGTAGACGGCGGGTTCAGGCAGAGTGTTGAAGTGGTAGGGGGGAGAAGCAGTAGGCGCCGATGTCGAGAATCGCCATGACATCGCCCGCCGCGAGAGCGGGCAGGGGACGGGCTCGGGCGATCAGGTCACCGGCGAAGCAGAGAGGGCCGGCGCTGTCCTGTGCCACCAGTGGTCCGGCCTTGCGGGCTACGGTGGGGTGGTGGGCCGTGACCCGCAGAGGTCACGAGTCGGGCTGGAACACGGTGCGTGCGGCGACCTGGGCGCCGGCATGGCTGATGGCGATCGGGCGTCCCCTGCGGTCTTGGTGGATGAGGCGCAGTTGCACATGGGCCAGAAGCTGGGCCTCGGGATCGTCCAGTTCCATGCCGCACACCTCACGAACCCGCCGGATGCGATAGCGGGACGTGTTGGGGGGACACCCAGCGCCCGGGATGCCGCGGGCACGTCGAGAAGTGATCGAGGTAGGCCCGCAGTGTGTCGATCAAGGCTCCGCCGTGCTCGGCGTCGTACGCGGCCAAACGTGTCACCAGCAGCTCCGGCGACAGCGGCACCTCGCGCAGCGTGTCGAGGATGCACATCATCGCCAGTGTCTCGGCGACCTCGCCCACCCGCGCGACGGTGCCGAGTCCGTCGCGGGACAGCAGTGCCCGCAGCGCCAGGCGGCCGCCCGCCGGGACTCGGCCACCTGGCGCTGCGGGTGCGCCCCCTCCCCGACACCGACGCACACCCGCGCGGCGAGGATCGCTGACAGCAACCCGGCGAGGGCTTCGCCCAGCCGTGCCACCTGTGCCGCGGCGGGCTCGGCGTCCGGTGCCGATCCGCCCACCAGGACCAGCAAACCACCGGCGACCACCACTACCGCCTCGTGCCCGTGCGCGGCACACTGCATGGCCACCAGATCCGGAACGCGGTCTTCGTCCCGGCCACCGCGTGCGGCATGCACCGCCAATCAGACGCCGTAG contains these protein-coding regions:
- a CDS encoding sensor histidine kinase; the protein is MELPMVWRQWLARHDRIKDALPAVPLIVIAAAATAAVGKGWQEPRWHEVVWTTLSCVPLAFRSRWPLGVALFTLAGDLTLMAVASHISPAPGASLIALYTLAFLSSRRTAWTVGVASAVAINGVYAATHSESLVAGASLLRLDFAIAATALGRTVRSRRENLAAARERVEHAERTREEEARRRVTEERVRIARDLHDVVAHHITLVNAQAGVAHHLMRANPDQAYEALAHIKDNSRAALDELRATVGLLRQPDDAPGSRAPIPRLADLDALVTGFEASGLSVSVTRTGGPSPLAPATDLTAYRIIQEALTNTHKHASTSSASVVLEYGVHSLRVTVTDDGRPGAPKGAGTGHGLIGMHERATAIGGTVTAGPRSEGGFQVVAELPVSLSPAPA
- a CDS encoding response regulator transcription factor: MTIRVLLADDQALLRGTFRLLISAQPDMEVVAEASDGREAARLARSERADVVVMDIRMPEVDGIEATRLIAQDEDLAGVKVLVLTTFEEDDLVIEALRAGASGFLGKGVEPAQLLDAVRLVAGGEALLSPAATKGLISRVLSQPSPGDLVDPRRLAMLTPREREVLALVGTGLANDEIAERLFVTPVTVKTHANRAMAKLGARDRAQLVVIAYETGLVRAGERQG
- a CDS encoding amidohydrolase family protein; the encoded protein is MDRDDMILISVDDHIIEPPDLFANHLPARYKKDAPRLVHREDGSDVWQFRDARIGNAALNAVAGRPKEEYGMEPQGLDEIRPGCYDVDERVADMNAGGVLAQLNFPSFPGFSARLFATEDSDFSMALVRAYNDWHIDEWCAAHPGRFIPMALPAIWDAGLCAQEIRRVAEKGCHALTFPENPVPLGYPSFHSEYWDPVWRALTDCGTVMNLHIGSSGRLAITAPDAPPDVMITLQPINLVQAAADLMWSRVLKEYPAIRIGLSEGGTGWIPYFLDRLDRTYEMHATWTLQDFGGKVPSEIFREHFLTCFISDPIGVRLRHDIGIDNICWEADYPHSDSMWPNAPEELHEVLTANSVPDDDINKMTHENAMRWYSFDPFAHVPREQATVGALRRAAGDHDVSVKSRSRQVVTPAEKLAVYRKKAEAALAAAQPK
- a CDS encoding ABC transporter ATP-binding protein is translated as MNGPLLQLDGIRAAHGGITVLHGVDLAVEEGQVVALLGPNGAGKTTLLSVAAGVHPPSAGRLLLGGRDATGIHPRALARAGVCLVPQGRGVFPNLSVRDNLRMMTFTGRTHEEIEEIAYARFPVLGTRRAQPAGTLSGGEQQMLALARGLATDPAVLLLDELSMGLAPLVVAELYELVAGIARQGVAVLVVEQFAAAVLKIADHAAVVVGGRIQWQGQPNGSLHAELSSYYLGSPI
- a CDS encoding branched-chain amino acid ABC transporter permease; amino-acid sequence: MDQFLAFTVVGLSTAAVYAVIGTGLVVTHATTGVFNFAHGAAGMLSAFAYWQLAVGWGWPVPLALAFVLLVLAPAFGLFVERVLMRPVQALGEAERLVMTVALLTGCIALARWVWDPNTARPLTPFFAERPALRLGPAAVTWHQAITMAVALAIAAALWALLHRTRAGTEMRASVDDRALAGLTGADALRATRLAWVLGIQLAAVGGILIAPAVALDAQQLSLLIVSAYTAAVFGRLRSLPLTFLGALVVGLLEAYLAGYLPQNDYLPGLRLAAPALLLFLALLAFPHRRLRGRDRTPVRVPLPSARGSLLLVGLTVLFALVLVTVLAEDAVLSYGTLFPLGVIALSFVPLAGYTGQISLCQLSIAGIGAVVWGHLGAHGELWALPAAMLVTAAVGALIALPALRLSGIYLALGTAAFAVVLDRWIFTLPAFEVLGVRVIFFDQGSVTVTGPDLFGLHLTSPAQLLVFSAVCLALVSVGVATLRRGRFGRRLIALRDSEAAYATLGGRLLVTKTAVFALSAGIAGLGGALYGMQLQTVTADQFNLVAGLPIFLIAVIGGLGAVGTGLFTGIAFVLSAQLMSGLGSWVHDVTALLVALAGMGLAHNPSGVLARMRAEWAPLGRNRPLLSGLLGVLGVCWLLAALDVANGWLLLAIALVTALLLRVRAAAAQRPPTDIPPEWWGVRRPWRAEDGEVLSRATTVAG
- a CDS encoding nuclear transport factor 2 family protein, with amino-acid sequence MSVTDDLVEIEQLLARYAVAMTRGDVDRVLAVFAPDGSYSAFGDTYPLDEFPALVSAAPKGLFLVGTPVIELDGDAATGTQPLCFVEHSTHELRIGYYNDTYVRTPDGWRLRTRAMTFIRRSGAHDSGRPHAFEGTRS
- a CDS encoding acyl-CoA dehydrogenase family protein, producing MRVEEFRRALGAWLDRHDLSPDTDHALDAQVAQLARVRRELWAADWMRHGWPDAVGGLGGPSVLRAVLGEQVASRDLAEPGLWSMVEVLVPTLIDYAPPALAAEMVPRLLGGEEQWCQGFSEPDSGSDLASLSTRAVPRGDDWVVTGQKVWTSLAQYAARCVLLARTGGPGHGGISAFFVDMDSPGITVRPLRTMHGVDEFAEVFFDDVRVPAGRLLGSPGDGWRLAMDLLPHERSTCFWHRVAHLYSRLDRLLADGCEPDADALGAVWLDLHSVRCRSAATQRALADGGRLGPETSVDKILLAGAEQRLFDTARDLLPGSVELAPDGTWRTEYLYSRAATIYGGTAEIQRNIVARRLLDLGKE
- a CDS encoding acyl-CoA dehydrogenase family protein, which produces MDAAERALLEDALRKSLTTCGPEAEPGAALAELGWAEMLAEEPDTAIPLVFRLLGETGAQAPVLNDVVLLAAGRPLGGTPPLPYAGGAWVRWARGDRAPTGPLDPGLPLRHAEPGDLPAPAVAAGRRALGWWLLGAGRAMLALAREHVLDREQFGRPLASFQALRHRLAETYVALEAAEAVLVAAAAPETDRSAGENTEAPDSVDALDHTSALLAKAAAGRAALTAARHCQQALGGIGFTAEHALHRHVKRALVLDGLLGSTRELTREAGRLLLRETRAPRLIDL
- a CDS encoding acyl-CoA thioesterase yields the protein MSDLWNDLLGCLDLAPCGPDTWEGRSQQLEYRRLFGGQLLAQFAGAAQLAAPGKGLKSLHTQFLREGRTGESVRYQTEVPQQGRTFATVRLTAHQERGVVAVANASLHVWEEGPDRQVATPVPTLPGPERAVALGLLPWESRAAADLDTAKSEPSEYELWTLIPDAHRALAPGLLAYATDLTPIGTALRPVEGVTQADAGRAFTSAVTAHTVWFHRPFTTGNWLLLRQHSPLAAHGRCFGRGDVLTADGTLLASYAQEALLRFTA